The sequence below is a genomic window from Anaerolineales bacterium.
ACCGAGGCCGGCACGGGCTTGGCGGACGTCCTCCTGGGCGAAAAGGATTTCACGGGCACCACGCCATATACGTGGCCGAAGACTCCGAACGACGCGCCGCGCTTTGGGAAGGCCGCCTGCGAAGGCGCCGTTTACCCGTACGGCTACGGCCTCCGATCCGACGGCGGCTTGTTGGGGTCGGCCGCCTGCTCCGCCGCCGATGGAGCCAAGGCGGCCGGATCCAACCTGGCTCTCCGCAAACCGGTCCGGGCTTCGTCCATCCAGCAGGATCCGGCGCTCCCCGATCCGGTAGCGCCGGAATACGCCGTGGACGGCGATACCGGCACGCGCTGGTCGAGCGCCTACGCCGATCCGCAGTGGATCCAGGTGGATCTGGGCGACGTGCACGAAATCGGCCGGGTAGTACTCCATTGGGAGGCGGCCTACGCCTCCGCGTTCCAGATCCAGGTTTCCGATGACGGCGCCGCCTGGACGACGGTCTATTCCACCGACTTGGGATACGGCGGGGTCGATGATCTGGCGGTCTCCGGCCGCGGGCGTTATATCCGCATCTACGGCACCGCGCGGGGGACGCCGTACGGCTACTCGCTGTGGGAGTTCGAGGTGTACGGGCCTGCATAGGTAGATCCGGCCGGAGCATGTTGCCCCGGGACCAGCAAGGGCGGGGAGGGGTAATGCCATCCCATCCTACCTCCCCCCAGAAGGATATTTTTCTTGTAAGAATATTTTCCCCTCCTCCCTTCCCGTATCGCGGGAAGGGAGGAGGGGGCAGGGGGAGGCAGGATGGGATGGTCTCTCTCCTCCGCTCCGCGTTTTTCCACTGATAGAAGGCAGGGAGGAGGGGGCGGGAGCGGAGGGATGGGATGGTACAATGTGGCCGCAGTTGACCGGGCCGTTTCAGAACTCACTTCACGCTTTTCGTTTATAATGCCCGCACCCAGGGGGCCTCTTTGAAACTCACTCACTCACTCACTCACTCACTCGTAACGGCAATCCGGTTGTCCGTTTTTTCGCAGATCCGCCGCCGCTCGGAGAGAATGGGATTCTCCGCCGGCGGTTTTGCATTAAATTCCGCAAGCGGCGGCGGGAATAATTCCGGCGCTGAAGGGAGGATGACATGAGAAAAGGCATGCTGACGGACGGGGCTGCGAGCAACATGGCTGAGGCGGCGATTTCGATGCCGGTGGTTCTGCTGGTGCTGATGTTCACGATCAACATCGCGCTCGCCTCCTACACCGCCATCGCGGCGGCCGGCGCGGTGAACTACGGGGCGCGGATCGGGGCGGTCACCCGCGAACAGCCCGAGCAGTGGGCCAAGGCGGCGGTGGAGAAGGCCTGGGGGCAATCCGGCGCGGGCGGCAGCTTCGCCTACTCGGTGCTGGTCAGCGAGCGGCCGGACGGGGTGGTGCTGGTGACGGGCAACTGGAGCTATCCGTCGGTCCTATCCGGGCTGTGCCGCTACTTCGACGGCTCGTGCCCGCTGAACTTCCAGGGGACGGTTGCGGCGATGTACCGGAAGGAGGGATACTGAGATGCGGATGCGAAGGGAGAGAGGCGCGACGCTGGCGCTGTACGCCGCGTTCCTGGTCCTGGTCGGCCTGCCGCTGATGGCGCTGACGGTCGATGCGAGCCGGGCGTACCTGGCGAACGTGCGGCTGCGGGGGGCGACCCAGGCGGGTTGCCTGGCGTACGTGAGGTCGCTCGATGCGGCGCATTTCATAGACACCGGGGAGACGCGCCTTTCCGGATCCGCCGCGGGGAACGCCTACCAGGTGTTCCTGCCCTCGGCTCCGCGGGGGGCGACGCTGGAGATCGTGCCGATGGAGAAGGACGGGCGGGTGGTGGCGCTGTGCACGGGGAAGTTGGAGTTCCACGGGATCATTCCGGTCGTCTCGGTGTTCCACCTGAAATCGGAGGCGGCGGCGAAGGCGGATTTCGCTACGGCGAGGAACTGGTAAGGCGGGTTTGCGCGAGCGCGGAATCCGTGCTTGAATGTCCGGGCAGAGAAAAAACCTCTTGGCCATAAAAGGCACAAAGAGCACAAAATGAAAAAATATATATCTGCTCAGCCTATCCCTCATCCGCCCTTCGGGCACCTTCTCCCAGCCCCACAACCGCGGAAAAAAAAGAATGTACTTATTCAAAGCCATCCATCTCGAGAGATGGGCTGGGAGAAGGATGGGATGAGGGGGTAATATCGGAGCGCGTATTTCTGCGCTTCTTCCTATCCATGAAGCAGGCTGAGAAGATACAAAAATATATATTTTCTGTTCTTCTAGTGGCAAGGCAGGCGGGGAGTCGGAGAAATATCCTCGTAGGGAATAAAATAATTGGGGCACAAGAAGTACAAAGAACGGAAAAGAATTGGGATATCATTATGTCCTTTGTGTCATTTGTGGCAAGAATAGCAAGGGGGCCAGGCCGGAATAATTCCTGGATGCCCGCTGAGATCACGCGGGCATGACGATCTTCTACTCGCAAAGGCAGTTGTCGCAACGATGAAAAAAAACACAAAAGTCGGACGGTGTTCCTCAACAAGCCAAGAATGTTTTCTTTCCTGAGAGAGGGAATAATCATGAAATCTGTAAAGCTGGAAATTTGGACCTTGCTCTTAACGGTTGCGCTTGCAGCCTGCGAAGGGTCGGCGGGCACCGGCGGGGTGACGGTTCTCGCAAGCGGCGGAACGCTCGCGCCAACGCGCACTACCCATTTGACGTGGACCCCCACCCGGACGCTGACCCCGACCATCTCCCCGACCGCAACCCAGGTGCCGGATCTGGAGATCGTCAACGCGCGGCTGCTCGACAACCGGTATACCCTGACCGGAGGGATATTTTTTCTCGGAAAGATACGGAATAACACAAGCACGCCCATGCTATTGCCGGCGCGGGAAATCGCGTTTACTTTCTATTTTGAGGATTACCAGACATTCGGGGATATATTTTGGCATGACACGGTGGGTCCTCTCGGAGTGATGCCGGGGATTTTTGGGCAATCGGGCCCACAATCAAACTGTGTTCTATATCCCCATGAAGAAGGTGTTATCTTCTTTAGGCGTTTGCTTCTGGAGAAATTGGATGGATTTGCCGCGGTACGGGAAGAATTAGACGAATATGACGGACCTTTGGGGATGACATACACATACACCAGTACCTACTCCCCGGCGCCGGAAATGCCGGATTATTATCATCCAAGTGTGGAAA
It includes:
- a CDS encoding pilus assembly protein, with the protein product MRKGMLTDGAASNMAEAAISMPVVLLVLMFTINIALASYTAIAAAGAVNYGARIGAVTREQPEQWAKAAVEKAWGQSGAGGSFAYSVLVSERPDGVVLVTGNWSYPSVLSGLCRYFDGSCPLNFQGTVAAMYRKEGY